DNA from Palaemon carinicauda isolate YSFRI2023 chromosome 23, ASM3689809v2, whole genome shotgun sequence:
GGAGTGGACGTGTTTGAGAGTCCACATCGACGACTCTAAGATGGACTTATAATATAAGGTAGCATCACAGTGGTTTGAGATTTATAGACGTAAAAGGATTGTCAGGGTTGcggtttaaataacaatagctaattaGGGTTGCTAATATGATGAATACAGgacacatgaaataaagtgagGGGTTTCCATTGTGTTAACGGTGGCGTACCGTCTGTAGGGACTTGCCTGCAGCCCATGAGGGGAGAAGACCTGGACGGTCTTTGCAGTGGGCACACAAACAATTTGGTAAGTAAAGGATGTTATCAAGaagtctttacaatttaatgagggaaaatagagtttgtaagggattaagctagataaaatatgccacagatcgaataactatttaggtGGAATTCTCTCATGAGTTAATGATGTCTATAAATTGCCTTAGTGCATATATCTTAAAGATTCgatatatagcagaaccaagggattcacccacctagtattacgaattttgtaatcaagttgtTTTACCAGAGGTCTTTTTttggaaatgttaataaaaatgtgtaatatgcaagaaatagaatacaaaggaattgcaattactgaaattatagcaatagagttttccaataaaacattgtcGTTTTcaaaatgtgtagagaataggggtttctttaaatatgttttttttttttttagatcaattaagaattgtcaccatatgaatttctcattgtatgtaatttttccagtgaccttcgACTAAATATATCCTtcaaaatgtcgacgagtactaaataacccacaaaGAAGAGCCGTCCAAAGTCACAAATTTGTTTCATAGTACGGCGTAGGTGGAAGTCTGAAGGAGCATGTGGAGTCACGCACCTggtccctctggaaagctgagaaaAAGGAGAAGATTGACGACTTCATGCAACAAGCTAAgtggaggaaagaaaaaaaaaatatataataggcGTAATTAGGTATTTTGTCTGCTCATGTTTAAGGTTGGTTGCTGTCAACTCGTGTGATAGATTTTAATTCATGGGACCCAGATTTATGAGGGTATTAAATGTTCCTAAGTTGCAAGGCGTGATTATCTTATTAATATTCAAGATATTGACGAAGTTCATCGAGGAAATTGTCCTGCAGTGTAATATTTTTTGAAGTGACAGAGGAGTCGATTTTTAATTAAAAATAGCATGGAATTTTCACATTTGAACTTGATTAGTTTATTTGTAAGGCATTTTCAATTAAAAGGTGAGCAGGATAGATGTGTGTACTGCATTTAGACTTTGGAGAAAGTCAGAATGCTGTGTTCTCAggtcattattcatgtatttttatttaatttgtaacCCCTGATTGTCGAGGGAAaccttatgaaatatttataatgtgGTCCCTTGGTTCTGTATTTGGTTTGGGTATAATCGTCTATAGGTCCTCATAACTGGTTTTAGGTTAACGGTATCACAGTTTTgctttaatacataagtttattctgtgtgtggcatgaaaatatttcttggaaGGTCCATTTAGAACCCATTCAAATGAGAACTTAGCACATACATTACGGTTACCCAATTTAACTTTACTAATTTGTGGATTATCTATATGAAGAAACACTTTCCAACGTCGGTTACGGGCTATGTCATCCTAAGCAATGGTCACTAAAGTTCTCAGTTTGACAGATGTTAGTTTGCCGCATGCTGCATGGTATTAGAACTTACGTATAACAAGGAGGAGCTTagctatttcaggtaggagttctttcaggtaaaggctggaaTATGTCAAATagaaagttatttcaggtaggagttctttcaggtaaaggctaggacatgtcaaatagaagttatttcaggtaggagttctttcacgTAAAGGCTAGgacatgtcaaatagaagttatttcaggtagaaggCTGGCTTTTTTTCTAGGCATTATTTCAGGTTGAGGACTAGGACAAAAGACATTGATACGTTTAGGTATTGCTCTCTAGGCTTAGAGGATCTTTAGGAAGTCGCAACATAGGTACTGGTAGTGGTCTTCATTGGGTAGTGCAGGTTATCGGCCCCTCATTGGTTAggtcagctacgattcaactaTGGAGttttgttagctcatagggagGGCCGGAACGGagcctaggaaaatggagaccctaaaggttgcgcaatTGAGAGAGGAATTGAATTTAGAGGTCTCCAAAaggagggaacaagtctgaattgtgtcagcgtctaagtgaagccctagagaaggatggcgtagaggtacaggagtttttgcaGGGACTTGAGGTTAGGCAGGATAGTGGAATTAATCAGGGCCACAAGGTAGGCGAGCGCACTGAAGAGCCCACGGAAGAGGAAGGACATTTGAATTTGGGGGATAGCGCATCAGTCATTGGTATGCAATCTGTTGCTTCCGGGAGATCTCAGCAGTCGCGCGCGAGTTCTACTGGGAGCAGGCGTGTATTATTAGCTGCTTCTAGAGCCAGGTCGGCAGCACAATTACGGGTGATGAAGGAGATAAAGgccatagagcgagaggaagcagcgctaaaTCTAAGAGGGAGATGGAGATAAAGGTcatagagcgagaggaagcagcgctGAATCTAAGAGGGAGATGCTCGGTTTAGAGGCAGAGTTAGCTGGAGTGGAGGCAGAGGAGAGGGTTTTACAAGAGAATGATGAAGAAATAACTCACATCCCTAGGATAAGGGAGCATACAAAGCCTGATGTAAGTGGGAGTGAGAGACCCATGCATTGGAATATGGAAGTGCTCGAGATTGGGTTAGGTGGATGCTGTTGCTCGGGCAGGAATGACCAAGGGGACTCGAGCAACTAAGGAAGTCATGCAGGCGTTAATCTCTTGCAGCCTTAAAAGCTTGATGCCCAAGCAGGATATAGCTAAGTTTGATGGGGATcgtacaaagtattttaagttcatCCGCTCATTTGATGAAGTCCTTTAGTAGCCAGTTGACaaatgataaggaaaggctgaggtatctggatttatacacgacagGCATGCCGAATGAGATTGTGGTGGCTTGCCTcacttagaagcttcagagggctataagcaggcaaggaagttgctggaggagcgATATGGCCACCTTGAACAGATAGCCACCGCGTTTGTGGATAAGATCACTAAATGGAAAGATATAGGGAAAACAACGCGGAAGAGTATGACGAGTACTCGGTGGCACTCAAAACCTGCAGAAATGCAATTTCGTGCATCCCTTATGGCATcgccgaattacaaaatccaaaacaaTGAGGTTGATCCGTAGCAAGTTCTCCTCTAGGTTGCAGACTCGATGGTGTAGAGTCCGCTGATAAGATTATTGAGGAGAAAAGAGGACTGTGTCGTTTTGAtgatttttgtcatttttattgatTGAGAGGCTACGGTCTTGAAACATCCTCTGTTTGGGTGCCACCTATTTCAGAAGAACAGAGGGGAAGACACCCCTCGGATAGGAGAAGGAAAAGCACCAAGCAAGGCTGAATGGTTTaactaaggctaggaaagtttcatgtaacagaACTGCCCCGCTTTCATGGTTGGTACTGTACAGGACCCCATATAGTGGATGAATGCACCAAATATCTCAAAGGCGACCTGAGgaaaaactgggagccataagggagttgggTCTCTGTCTTGGCTGTCTAAGAAGTGGTCATAcgtctcagtattgcagaaacaaGAAAAGTTGTAACATATGTAAGGGAAATCACCCaactctgttgcatcgacaccaggaagtagaagtggtctaaggagtagaagtggtccaagaagtagaagtGGTAAGATCCTGAGCGTTCAAATAGAGCCTTTAGTGGCTCAGGAGGATGGAACATATGACAAAATTGCCATGTTCAGGGCAGTTAGAGgaggtagcattggtacagggatgtcagttgtgccgataggattaggtcaagggaaggaagggaggttttcacgaaggctttcttggacaatgggagttccacatgctttgtctcggaagctttaatgcagaccctaggcagcactgagaggcaggacgttaaagtgaatgttgaaaccatcaacggAGTATGGAAAGTTGCATGCAGCCTAGTCTCCGGATTGTCcagtattggactatgagggcaagacttgcattacactcccccggtgttgagtgcccctcgcctaccaattgatgagtgtgatgtgttcaggtccggagatctggaacgctggccacacttgcgagagatttacatcccagatgtagaagctgaggtaggtttattaattgggaacaatgtTCCTCACCTGCTCGAGTCAAGGGAGTTATCAATTCAACACGCCTCAATGAACCACATGTCATACGAACATTATTGGGCTGGGTAGTATGTGGAGCAAGGACAAATGGTGTCAAGAGCATGTCAATTggatccaagtgacaagcaagcgcCTTGAGTTAGACCGCATGTTGGTTGACAGTTATAATCACGAGTAAgacgatgttgcatctaacagaagggaaatgtctgcagaggaTAGGGaatggctagagataatagagaaaggggttagaacTGTAGGAGGAAGTTACGAGGTGCCATTGCTCTGCGCGGCAATCATGGACCcttgccagaaacaagggacatcgcattgcgccgaatgcacagccttcgtaagaagctagtgaaggatggtaactacgctaagcagtataTTGCCTTCATGACagagatgcaacagaaaggctatgctgagcAAGTGACCACAGGCAGCCCAGGAAATGTGTGGTACattcctcattttggtgtgcaacatccagGCAAGCCAGACAGGGTCCGTGTTGTATTTGACCTACtattgcagggacctgatatgatgaactcttTGCTGGGTGTGTGGGGTAAAGTCAGGGGAGGGTTTATTTGactatacaggagatataaatactatgttcCATCAGGTACGGGTACCACAGCATCAGCGGGATTACCtcaggttcttttggtgggaaaatagtcttgacgaggaacccaaagagtggagaatggcagtccaccTGTTCGGGGCTTGCTCTTCTCCGGAGCATTGCAAACTTATGCTGAAACAGACAGCAAGcgactttgggaatgaattttcaGAGGAAGCACGGTTTACAGTTGCCAACAACTTTTATGTAGATGACTGCTTGAGAGTCGAGGATCGCAAAGGATGCACTGTTTGTCAATTTGTTAGAGGTTAAGGAGCTCTGCAAAAAAGGGGGATTTACATTGATAAAGTTCAGCAGCCCTTGTGTGGAGGTTATGTCATCCATCCcgagggagtggtacagtaggagcacctcagagcttatagaGGGATCAGAGTCACGTAAGACAAAGGCTTTAGGAGTACAGTGGGACTTGTccactgatgaattgggtgtccaAGCATAGCTAATATCAGTTCCAAGGACTAAGCGGGACCTGTTGTCAGCCATAGCCTCGATTTGCGATCCACTCGGAatattggcgccagttttaatcgagggtagggtcatcatgcaggacctctgccgattaaagatagcTTGGGACATGGAATTGGACTCTGACACTACGGACCACATCAAGGCGTGGGCAAAGAAGCTGAGCCAGACCAGCGGGACAAGTGTGCCCAGAAGCTtgaaggttattccatgggaatcGGCCACTctagtacagttgcatttgttctcGGATGCAAGTGTCATGGCTTtgggagtagtggcatacttgcgggtctcggatccgtggggaaacgtatcttgcagattcatcctgggaaaggcaagggtagcaccattgaagcatgtttcagtgccccgcctagaacttagtgcagcggtactggccgtaagacttggaagcactattctgaccatgatagatttcagggtagatggggtctattattggaccgACTCAACAACCGTCTTGCAATATATTAGAAAATGATCAggccagataccagacatttgtggcaaaccgtgtcctctatgataagggagggcagtgatAAGAAAGAGTGGAGGAATGTTAACTCTGAGTggaacccagcagacgatgcaacacgttccaagcagtcCGAAAGGTGAAAAGTTGAAGGAGGAGTGTTTCTGGCCAACTgagccagctcaaatgtcagatggtgtgAAAGGACTAGAAGTTAAGCGTGAGATAAgaccaacaggaactagaggctaccaaataattagtttcaggattgggatggacatcaggcaaacaggtatgtataaaatcatccaccactattccAGGTGGATCAAGCTCCTTGGAGCTTTGGGTGGTTGTTGCTATTTGCTAGGTACATTATTTACAAACACAGGCAGCTGCTCATTGAGCTAGATATGCATTTGTCCACCGAAATTATTAGCTTGGCAGAGACggtggtagtgcaggtaacacagcgtgttgattacgAGATAGATatagagagccttgagaagggaggaactattagggcctctagctccctaagaaggttgaaaccaatcctgaGAAATGGGCTTCTGTGCGTTGGAGGTAGGTTATCTTCGGCAAATATCTCTCCAAGCGAAAGACATCCAATTATTTTGCTGTATAAGGGCCActtgacagacatggtgatccagtattattatgagcattctaaccatatgggtgtaatgcatgttttgagcctgatgagggagaaattttgggtaaTTAAGGGCCATGCAGCAGTGCGACGCGTGCTGAGTAGATGCGTCAGGTGTCGCAGGGCACATGGAAAGATTatcgagcagctaatggccgatctACCACCTGATCGTGTGGAGTCGGGGAAAACCCCATCTTATTGCACCGGGGTGGACCTTTTTGGGCCATTCTTCGTAAAACGAGGCAGAAGACAGATGAAAcattggggagttatattcacttgCTTGAACATGAGGGCAATACACGTGGAGGTAGCCTTCAAATCTCACATCAGACTCATTCATTAGTGCTTTCAGGAGGTTTTTGGCTCGTCGTGGTCAGGTCAAGACGGTTAGATGCGACTGCGGCACTAATATTGTGGGATCGCGGAAAGTTCTCTACTCCAATTACGAGTTCTTGGCAAGAAACAAGGTGCTCAATGAATTGCTCGGGTGTGGGGTGGAATTTATTTTCAATCATCCCGGCGCCTCACATTTTGAGGAGCATGGGAACGGTTGATAGGTACCGTGAGGAGGGTCTTAGATATAGTCTTAAGGACACAGCAATTGGATTATGAAGGGCTTTGCACACTCTATTGTGAAGTGGAAACAACGGTTAACAGTAGGGCCCTTACTGTTGTCATCTCAGACAGTAGAGACCCAAATCCACTCacaccgaacaagcttttaaacatgggCCATTCGCCTGTAGGCTGCGACATTGCAATAAGTGGCCAGTCTAAGCAGAGatggaagcaggtgcagcatatggccAAACAGTTCTGGGCCCGTTGGAAATGTGAATACCTGTTGGGGTTACAACTGCCCCAGAAATGGCTCAAGGAGCAACGAAACATCAGGGTAGGAGACGTAGTCCTTATGGTCAAGGAGAATGAAGCAAGCTGCCATTGGCCATTTGCTAGAGTAGTGCAGACcaaagtagggaaagatggtttggtgaggacggtgactgtcaggagagagggcaaggaatatGACAGACCACTGTCGAagcttgttttaattttggaggaGGAGACGGATCTAATATGCGTTACAGAACGATAAGGTGTTGAACTCCCTTGTGCTCAAGAGGTTTCAAAGgggcgggtgtatatatatatatatatatatatatttatatttatatatatatatatatatttattatataaataaatatatatgtatatatataaatatatatatatatatatatatacatacatatatatatatatatatatatatgtatatatatatatatatatatatatatttatatatatatatatatatatatatagatatttatatatatatatatatatatataaataaatatatatgtagtatatatatatatatatatatttatatatatatatatatatttatatatatatatatatatatatgttaatagacatatatatactttcatatacacacacacacacacacacaatatatatatatatatatatatatttatatttatattaatatatatatatatatatatatatatttcaaataagccatatatatttttgatacataaatgtctggattctcttaacgacctcgggatcagagccccgggcgaaatcacacaaagacaagagattgggtccatctgggaatcgaaccctggtcggcaagcttgtatagacagtgactaagccacttggccaagtggcttagtcactgtctatacaagcttgccgaccagggttcgattatcGGCcggaccaagctcttgtctttttatgatttcgcctggggctctgatcccgaggtcgtcaaaagaatccagacattaatgtatcaaaaatatatatggcttatttgaatatgaaaaacacgtctaaatgtgcaaaatttatcatatatatatatatatatatatataaatatatatatatatatatatatatttattcttatatatatatatatatatatatatgtatatatatatatatctcatatatatttatatatatatatatatatatatgtatatatatatatatatatatatgtatatatatatatatatatattaatatacatatatatacgtacatatacatatatatatgtatatatatatatatatatatacatattcatatatatatatatatatttatgtatatatatatatatatatatacctatatatatatatatatatatgcttaaatatatatatgtatatatatatatatatatataatttatatttaaatatatatatatatatatattaatatacatatatatacgtacatatatatatatatatatataccatgtttatatatatatatgtatatatatatatatatatatatacctatatatatatatatatatatgcaaatatatatatatatatatttatatatatttatatatatatatatatatatatacatatatatacgtacatataacatatatatatatatatatataatatttatatatatatacatatttatatatatatatatatatatatacctatatatgtatatatatatatatgcataaatatatgtatatatatatatatatatatattcatatatatatatatatatatatatgtatatatatgtatatatatatatatgaatatatatatatatatatatatatttatttatttatatacctatatatatatatacatatatatatatatatttatatttatatatatacatatagatatatatatatatatatatatatatctatatgtatatatttaaataaatatatttatatatatatatatatatatatatatatttctatatatacatatagatatatatatatatatgtatatataaatatatatatatatatatatatatagatgtatatatgtgtatatatatatatagatgtatatatgtgtatatatatatatatatatatatgtatatatatatatatatatatatatgtagatatatatatatctatctatatatatatatatatatataggtatatttatatatacatacatatatatatatatatatatatatttatatatatatatatatatatatatagatgaagatatatatatatatatatatataaatatatatatatatatatttatgtatacatatatatatatatatatatatagatgaagatatatatatatataatatacatatatatatgttatatatatatatatatatataaatatatacatatatataaatatatatatatatatatatatatgcataaatatatatatatatatatatatacatatatatatatatatatatacatgtagatacatatttgtatttacataaataaataagtatacatatatttatatatacacacacatatatatatatatatatatatagatgtagatatatatatatatatatgtatatatatatatatatattatgtatatatatataaatatatatatgtatgtatatgtatatattatatatatatatatatatatatgtatatatatatatatatatatagatgtagatatatatatatataatatatatatatatatatatatatgtatatatatatatatatataaatatatatatatatatatacatatatatatatgcatatttatatattatatatatatatatatgtagatatatatatatatatacacatatatatatatatgtatatatatatatatattaatatatctatatatataatgtatgtgtatatatatatatatatacgtatatatatattatatatatatgtatatatatatatatatatatatgtataattatatatatatatatatatatatatgtatatatatatatatatgtgtgtgtgtgtgtatgcgtatatgtataaatatatatatatatatatatatatactgtatatatatatatatatatatatattcaaataagccatatttttttgctacattaatgtctgaattttcttaacgacatcgggatcagagccccaatcgaaatcacacaaagacaagagcttgtgacaggccctGAACCGACCCCTGGTCCGCAAGCttttagagacagtgactaccacttggccacgaataaaagATAAATGTcagtgacaattctgctgtacttatacctgtcgaattcaggt
Protein-coding regions in this window:
- the LOC137617545 gene encoding uncharacterized protein codes for the protein MIRPDTRHLWQTVSSMIREGSDKKEWRNVNSEWNPADDATRSKQSERQLLIELDMHLSTEIISLAETVVVQVTQRVDYEIDIESLEKGGTIRASSSLRRLKPILRNGLLCVGGRLSSANISPSERHPIILLYKGHLTDMVIQYYYEHSNHMGVMHVLSLMREKFWVIKGHAAVRRVLSRCVRCRRAHGKIIEQLMADLPPDRVESGKTPSYCTGVDLFGPFFVKRGRRQMKHWGVIFTCLNMRAIHVEVAFKSHIRLIH